A part of Terriglobia bacterium genomic DNA contains:
- a CDS encoding glycoside hydrolase 43 family protein: protein MRCFRFLLVFVGMVALAVGLNTAAPPHSPAASAAAPRSWAADNGNGTYSNPLFYEEFEDPDVIRVGEDYYLAGTTMHMNPALIVLHSKDLVNWELASYCMDRLDFGPAFRLEGGTVYGRGIWAPCIRYHDGMFYVFSNVNGVGCQVYRSKSPNGPWVRNQLPGMHDLSVLFDDDGKIYAIYGASRPTIVELNKDITEVVANTNRQMNAQGMGEGHHLYRINGKYFDVSAIPGAHTDQVVARADSIDGPWQVERMVQNESLGVPTQNGVRGGRGANPTFTITTSDPNVGGGLTLHQGGIVDTPSGEWWSIIMQDHGSIGRMVALVPITWDSNFPIIGLPGNLRKAPNTWIKPNTGRTQDRKPLFVRSDNFESPNLNPVWQWNHVPDDTRWSLSEKPGVLRLHSLPAADFWMARNSLTQRPPGPESIATVGLDASGLAAGDTAGLALLNAPYAWIGLVKSTEGVIFRTVDQTNRKTTEAPTKSTLVWLRVACDFDTEKAVFSWSANGKDFAPLGDTFTMAYQLTTFQGVRFSLFNFNTSGQPGGFADFDNFKVDEPRAWGMERTIPMGKTITLASGADGSFLAADNQNMSLVNVAADAPGAAARNIRFKVVDLGKGRAALKAGNGRFVSAAGESVVLKDLAGKAPGDAESFQWINLMRGDTMLMSLTNHRYLATKPNNPGPVTVSATGPRPDRKDGACFKWKEAK, encoded by the coding sequence ATGCGATGCTTTCGATTTCTTCTGGTGTTTGTAGGCATGGTCGCGCTGGCCGTAGGTCTCAACACCGCTGCACCGCCGCACTCTCCCGCAGCTTCCGCTGCCGCGCCGCGGAGTTGGGCCGCCGACAACGGCAATGGCACCTATTCCAATCCCCTGTTCTATGAGGAATTCGAGGATCCCGATGTCATCCGCGTCGGTGAGGATTACTATCTCGCCGGCACCACCATGCATATGAATCCCGCTCTTATCGTCCTGCACTCGAAAGACCTCGTGAACTGGGAACTCGCAAGCTACTGCATGGATCGCCTCGACTTCGGTCCCGCCTTCCGCCTCGAAGGCGGGACCGTATACGGGAGGGGCATCTGGGCGCCATGCATCCGCTACCACGACGGCATGTTCTACGTTTTTTCCAACGTCAATGGTGTCGGCTGCCAGGTTTACCGCTCCAAGTCCCCCAACGGTCCCTGGGTACGGAACCAACTCCCCGGCATGCATGACTTGTCCGTTCTCTTCGACGACGACGGCAAAATCTACGCTATCTACGGCGCTAGCCGCCCGACAATTGTCGAACTCAACAAGGACATCACGGAGGTCGTCGCCAATACCAACCGCCAGATGAACGCCCAGGGCATGGGCGAAGGACATCATCTTTACAGGATTAACGGCAAATACTTCGACGTGTCCGCCATCCCCGGCGCCCATACCGACCAGGTCGTCGCGCGCGCCGATTCGATCGACGGCCCCTGGCAGGTCGAACGCATGGTCCAGAACGAGTCCCTGGGCGTCCCCACGCAAAACGGCGTCCGCGGCGGCCGCGGGGCAAATCCGACCTTCACCATCACGACGAGCGATCCCAACGTCGGCGGCGGGCTCACGCTACATCAGGGCGGCATCGTCGATACTCCTTCGGGCGAATGGTGGAGCATCATCATGCAGGACCACGGCAGCATCGGCCGCATGGTCGCGCTGGTTCCGATCACCTGGGACAGCAACTTCCCGATCATCGGCCTGCCGGGCAATCTCCGCAAGGCACCCAATACCTGGATCAAGCCCAACACCGGCCGTACCCAGGATCGCAAGCCCTTGTTCGTGCGCAGCGACAATTTCGAATCGCCGAATCTCAACCCCGTCTGGCAATGGAACCACGTCCCCGACGACACCAGGTGGTCCCTCTCGGAAAAGCCAGGTGTTCTTCGCCTCCATTCTCTTCCCGCCGCCGACTTTTGGATGGCTCGCAACAGCCTGACCCAAAGGCCCCCCGGACCCGAATCCATTGCGACGGTCGGACTCGACGCCTCGGGCCTGGCGGCGGGAGACACCGCCGGCCTGGCGCTGCTGAATGCGCCCTACGCCTGGATCGGCCTCGTCAAATCCACTGAGGGCGTGATCTTCCGGACTGTCGACCAGACGAATCGCAAGACCACCGAAGCGCCTACGAAATCCACCCTCGTCTGGCTCCGTGTCGCGTGCGACTTCGACACCGAAAAAGCCGTTTTCAGTTGGAGCGCCAACGGCAAGGACTTCGCTCCGCTGGGCGACACTTTCACAATGGCATATCAGCTCACGACGTTTCAGGGCGTTCGGTTTTCGCTGTTCAACTTCAACACGTCGGGCCAGCCCGGCGGCTTTGCCGACTTCGACAACTTTAAGGTTGATGAGCCGCGAGCGTGGGGCATGGAACGTACGATTCCAATGGGCAAGACCATCACGCTGGCCAGCGGCGCTGACGGAAGCTTCCTGGCCGCCGATAATCAGAACATGTCGCTCGTCAATGTAGCAGCCGACGCACCGGGTGCGGCCGCCCGGAATATTCGATTCAAGGTCGTCGATTTGGGAAAAGGCCGCGCGGCACTGAAGGCCGGCAATGGCCGATTTGTCTCCGCCGCCGGCGAAAGCGTCGTATTGAAGGATCTCGCCGGAAAAGCACCTGGCGATGCGGAATCCTTCCAATGGATCAACCTGATGCGCGGCGACACTATGCTCATGTCCCTCACTAATCATCGCTACCTGGCCACCAAACCCAACAATCCCGGGCCGGTCACGGTTTCCGCCACCGGCCCGCGGCCGGACCGCAAGGACGGCGCGTGCTTCAAATGGAAGGAAGCTAAATAA
- a CDS encoding family 43 glycosylhydrolase — protein MKPNRRTRSSLDARLIMLLMAFIAVWAAAPFALDGVVQIHDPSTIMQCDGKFYTYGTGGGTLVSDDGWTWRRGVVPARTGAAPDVIHIGDRYYMYISGVTMIWSKSLDPNSPDYKWEIGGPIVGKEGPDDFMNPIDPGLLLDPDGRLWLTYGSYFGYIRVVQLDPKTGKRVDPNDKPVNIAINCEASDMIYRDGWYYLLATHGSCCRGADSGYNIRVGRSRKATGPFLDHTGLDMLQGGGKLVIGSGGRFIGPGHFGLIDLGEGVQKFSMHQEADLDRGGASVLDIRPLLWRDGWPIAGENMKEGTYEIESVRTGTAIELAVEGMPVGGRRAGRGGGPGGSGAGAPGGGRGGQGVTGEAGQAVAAGGRGATGDTGQAGAAGGRGAQGGATGAAGAGAGRGMFGGTGSPIPPQDVAEVSKNWPAGNIDIRMSNYMCQAQQKWTITPVANAGGYLGSPYFKITIAGTDRTLAVGEDGELVALPAFTGGNQQLWRLDQLTDGTWRVMPKSASAGKESLALSAIGSSFATLAKFDPKSDKQRWLFKTP, from the coding sequence ATGAAACCAAACCGCCGTACCCGGTCGTCCCTCGATGCAAGGCTTATCATGCTTTTAATGGCGTTTATTGCTGTTTGGGCAGCAGCCCCGTTCGCGCTGGACGGTGTTGTCCAGATTCACGATCCATCCACCATCATGCAGTGCGACGGCAAGTTCTACACTTATGGCACCGGCGGCGGCACGCTGGTCTCCGACGATGGCTGGACTTGGCGTCGCGGCGTCGTACCTGCGCGCACCGGAGCAGCCCCCGACGTCATCCACATCGGCGACCGCTACTACATGTATATTTCCGGCGTCACCATGATATGGAGCAAAAGCCTCGATCCGAATTCTCCCGATTATAAATGGGAGATCGGTGGGCCTATCGTCGGGAAGGAAGGGCCGGACGACTTCATGAATCCCATCGATCCGGGACTCCTTCTGGATCCCGACGGGAGACTGTGGCTCACTTATGGTTCCTATTTCGGCTATATCCGTGTCGTCCAACTCGATCCCAAAACCGGCAAACGTGTCGACCCGAACGACAAGCCCGTGAACATCGCGATCAACTGCGAAGCGTCGGACATGATTTATCGCGACGGCTGGTATTACCTGCTGGCCACGCATGGCAGCTGCTGTCGCGGCGCCGACTCCGGCTACAACATCCGTGTCGGCCGCTCCAGGAAAGCGACGGGACCCTTTCTCGATCACACTGGCCTTGATATGCTCCAGGGCGGCGGTAAGCTCGTCATCGGCTCCGGCGGTCGCTTCATTGGCCCCGGCCACTTCGGCCTGATCGACCTGGGCGAGGGCGTGCAGAAGTTTTCCATGCACCAGGAAGCCGACCTGGACAGGGGCGGCGCCAGCGTGCTCGACATCCGCCCGCTGCTGTGGAGAGACGGCTGGCCCATCGCCGGCGAAAACATGAAGGAAGGCACGTATGAAATCGAATCCGTGCGCACCGGCACGGCGATCGAACTCGCTGTGGAGGGAATGCCGGTCGGCGGCCGGCGCGCCGGCAGGGGAGGCGGGCCGGGGGGAAGCGGAGCCGGCGCACCCGGCGGTGGACGAGGTGGGCAAGGCGTAACCGGTGAAGCCGGTCAAGCCGTCGCAGCCGGTGGCCGTGGTGCAACTGGTGACACCGGTCAAGCTGGCGCAGCCGGTGGACGAGGCGCACAGGGCGGTGCAACTGGAGCAGCCGGCGCTGGCGCCGGACGAGGAATGTTCGGAGGTACGGGCAGCCCGATTCCGCCGCAGGATGTCGCCGAGGTCTCGAAGAACTGGCCTGCCGGCAACATCGACATCCGCATGTCCAACTACATGTGCCAGGCCCAGCAGAAATGGACCATTACACCCGTCGCGAATGCCGGCGGCTACCTCGGCTCGCCGTATTTCAAGATCACCATCGCCGGCACCGACCGCACGCTGGCCGTGGGAGAGGATGGCGAACTGGTCGCCCTCCCAGCCTTTACCGGCGGGAACCAACAGCTCTGGCGTCTCGACCAACTCACCGACGGCACCTGGCGCGTCATGCCCAAATCCGCCTCTGCCGGCAAGGAATCGCTGGCCCTTTCGGCTATCGGCAGCAGTTTTGCTACGCTGGCCAAGTTCGACCCTAAGAGCGACAAGCAACGCTGGCTATTCAAGACACCCTGA
- a CDS encoding acetylxylan esterase produces MITLRNMCMPALVVLAGSTFLAMAVGQSQTTPSLAPFLARPASAARVPDANGFMQRWLILEPIPVNGQTESVVRAAVKTEYFPDQFTVIPHDGDKVTVGGKELVWHAIDTNDYNLNLYYFAKAFGKTSDNALFWAVTIVNCPQDLPGVRLAIGSNAASVWWVNGKEVTGIYGDRQTVIDDGVSKRLTLKKGPNVVRCAVVNGSGASDFCARFLDKEDKPLKGFTLSVGGTK; encoded by the coding sequence ATGATTACGCTACGCAACATGTGTATGCCGGCACTCGTTGTCCTGGCCGGCTCAACGTTCCTGGCCATGGCTGTTGGACAGAGCCAGACAACTCCCAGCCTCGCGCCCTTCCTGGCGCGTCCTGCTTCCGCCGCTAGGGTCCCTGATGCCAACGGATTCATGCAGCGATGGCTTATCCTCGAACCCATCCCCGTCAATGGACAGACGGAAAGCGTCGTTCGGGCGGCTGTCAAGACTGAGTATTTTCCCGACCAGTTCACCGTCATTCCGCACGACGGCGACAAGGTGACGGTCGGCGGCAAGGAACTCGTCTGGCATGCCATCGATACCAACGATTACAATCTCAATCTCTATTACTTCGCCAAGGCTTTCGGCAAGACGAGCGACAACGCCCTGTTTTGGGCCGTCACCATCGTTAACTGCCCGCAAGATCTGCCCGGCGTGCGCCTGGCCATCGGCTCCAATGCCGCCTCGGTGTGGTGGGTCAACGGCAAGGAAGTCACCGGCATCTACGGCGACCGGCAGACCGTCATCGACGACGGCGTCTCAAAACGCCTCACGCTCAAAAAGGGGCCGAACGTCGTGCGCTGCGCCGTCGTCAATGGCAGCGGCGCCAGCGACTTTTGTGCGCGGTTCCTCGACAAGGAGGACAAGCCGCTAAAAGGATTCACCTTGAGTGTGGGTGGTACGAAGTAA
- a CDS encoding acetylxylan esterase: MITFRNIVILVFGLLVLSAFQGCSAAIGSDARGQTTGSAPRSIAPYFTPATPGAKAPDPDGFLQRWLLLEPINKPNRTNTVFTDSYVRNAFNTEYFPDQFTVIPRHGDKVKVGDQELAWHALDSANWNVKLFRFAYGLNKPTYGVIFWAVTIVNSPRETINARMAVGSNSASMWWLNGREAVILSGDRRMVMDDCVSKRLTLNKGRNVMRGAVINGPGLSDFCVRFVDESGKPIKDLTLSLENAGKE; this comes from the coding sequence ATGATTACGTTCCGCAACATCGTGATATTAGTATTTGGCCTCCTGGTTTTATCGGCGTTTCAAGGCTGCTCTGCCGCGATTGGCAGCGATGCTCGCGGCCAAACGACCGGCAGTGCTCCTCGCAGCATCGCGCCCTACTTCACGCCGGCAACGCCGGGCGCCAAGGCGCCGGATCCCGACGGCTTCCTACAGCGCTGGCTGCTTCTCGAGCCGATCAACAAGCCGAACCGCACCAACACCGTATTTACCGACAGCTACGTCCGGAACGCCTTCAATACCGAGTACTTCCCCGACCAGTTCACTGTCATTCCGCGCCACGGCGACAAGGTGAAGGTCGGCGACCAGGAACTCGCATGGCATGCTCTGGATTCCGCCAATTGGAACGTCAAGCTTTTTCGCTTCGCCTATGGCCTGAACAAACCGACGTACGGCGTGATCTTCTGGGCCGTTACCATCGTCAACAGCCCGCGCGAGACTATAAACGCTCGCATGGCGGTTGGCTCAAATTCGGCGTCCATGTGGTGGCTCAACGGCAGGGAAGCCGTCATCCTCTCCGGCGACCGGCGCATGGTCATGGATGACTGCGTCTCCAAACGTCTCACGCTCAACAAGGGCCGGAACGTCATGCGCGGCGCCGTCATCAACGGCCCCGGCTTAAGTGATTTCTGCGTCCGCTTTGTCGACGAGAGCGGCAAACCGATCAAGGATCTTACCCTAAGCCTTGAAAACGCTGGAAAAGAATGA
- a CDS encoding family 43 glycosylhydrolase encodes MKPHILAAAVLLGAAVPTLFSFQSRPAPALDGEPYIHDPSTIMQCDGKFYTFGTGGGGLISDDGWTWHSGAVRPGGGVAPDIIHIGDRFFVTYARGGGGLAGGHASGVHIMWTKTLDPKSPDFGFKDDTIVASSDGIEDCDAIDPAFLLDPTDGRLWLTYGTYFGYIRLVELDPKTGLRMPKNRPLNIAIDCEATAMMYRDGWYYLLGTHGTCCDGANSTYNIRVGRSKKVTGPFLDNIGMDMLKGGGKFLVGASGRFVGTGHFGLLDLGDGVQKFSCHYEADLDRSGRSVLDIRPLLWKDGWPVAGDNFKEGTYEIQSERSGYALELAVDFVRMDRGGRGGFGAPAGPVIPVAAQELAQVSGNWPAGNIEIRIGDYMFRPHQKWTITPVAGVGGYPGSPYFKITIAGTDRTLAATSGAEVVAVPSFTGNPEQLWRIDQLTDGTYRIMPKAVPNSKESLALTAVGGSTPTLTKFDPESDKARWNLKTP; translated from the coding sequence ATGAAACCCCATATTCTGGCCGCAGCGGTTCTTTTGGGAGCAGCGGTTCCCACTCTGTTTTCTTTTCAGTCTCGTCCGGCACCGGCGCTGGACGGCGAACCCTATATCCACGATCCCTCGACCATCATGCAGTGCGATGGCAAGTTCTACACCTTCGGCACCGGCGGCGGAGGCTTGATCTCCGACGACGGCTGGACCTGGCACAGCGGGGCCGTGCGTCCCGGCGGCGGAGTGGCCCCCGACATCATCCACATCGGGGATCGCTTCTTCGTGACCTATGCCAGGGGAGGAGGCGGATTGGCAGGTGGACATGCCAGCGGTGTCCACATCATGTGGACCAAGACGCTCGACCCCAAATCCCCCGACTTCGGATTCAAAGACGACACCATCGTCGCCTCGTCTGACGGCATAGAGGACTGCGATGCCATCGATCCGGCGTTCCTCCTCGATCCCACCGATGGCCGATTGTGGCTCACCTACGGGACCTACTTCGGCTACATCCGCCTCGTCGAGCTCGATCCCAAAACGGGTCTGCGCATGCCCAAAAATAGGCCCCTTAACATAGCCATCGACTGCGAAGCCACTGCCATGATGTATCGTGACGGCTGGTACTACCTATTGGGCACTCACGGCACATGCTGCGACGGCGCCAACTCCACCTACAATATCCGCGTGGGCCGCTCCAAGAAAGTGACGGGCCCCTTCCTTGACAACATAGGCATGGACATGCTCAAAGGCGGCGGCAAGTTCCTTGTGGGGGCCAGCGGTCGTTTCGTCGGGACGGGCCATTTCGGTCTGCTGGACCTGGGCGACGGCGTGCAGAAATTCTCCTGCCATTACGAGGCCGACCTGGACCGCAGCGGCCGTAGCGTGCTGGACATTCGCCCGTTGCTTTGGAAAGACGGGTGGCCTGTTGCCGGCGACAACTTCAAGGAAGGAACCTATGAGATCCAGTCCGAACGCAGCGGCTATGCGCTGGAACTGGCTGTGGATTTCGTGCGGATGGACCGCGGCGGACGCGGTGGTTTCGGCGCCCCTGCCGGCCCCGTGATTCCAGTTGCGGCCCAGGAGCTCGCCCAGGTGTCAGGGAACTGGCCGGCCGGCAACATAGAGATTCGCATCGGCGACTACATGTTCCGTCCCCATCAGAAGTGGACGATCACGCCCGTCGCCGGTGTCGGCGGTTATCCCGGCTCGCCCTATTTCAAGATCACGATCGCCGGCACGGATCGTACGCTGGCTGCCACCTCAGGCGCCGAGGTTGTGGCGGTTCCCAGCTTTACTGGCAATCCCGAACAACTGTGGCGCATCGACCAGCTGACCGATGGCACTTACCGCATCATGCCCAAGGCTGTGCCCAATTCCAAGGAATCCCTGGCCCTGACCGCGGTCGGCGGCAGCACGCCGACCCTGACCAAGTTCGACCCCGAGAGCGACAAGGCGCGCTGGAACTTGAAAACGCCGTGA
- a CDS encoding Gfo/Idh/MocA family oxidoreductase yields MSQMPLNVGLVGGGKGAFIVHPHQRAIHFDGTRRVVAGALFPDPKVALEEAANWPYPIKGYGSYDEMIAANAKLPDDQKLDYILIVTPNNVHYDPAMKAMKAGIAVFCEKPLCLNLKEAADLVKTSRKLNIPFGVAHTYVGHWTSRLSRHIVRSGLIGDVRWVDSYYIQGWLATKLEDMGQQQASWRVDPKRAGGSGCGGDIGTHALMQLRYVTGLDVAKVSARLETFVQGRRLDDHFTVYCTLSNGGKALVRASQICIGHKNDLGIEVAGTKGTLVWRQEESESVTIMLPGQPDRVYWRGAVTPGDGFLPKDVPADLMAEPTIPSGHPEAFHDAFARLHRGFEADVRLWKAGKSFKCDGIKYANVEDGWMGIAFIETCVKSSAKKGGWTSMPKAI; encoded by the coding sequence ATGTCTCAAATGCCTCTCAATGTCGGTCTGGTTGGCGGCGGCAAGGGCGCCTTCATTGTCCACCCGCATCAAAGAGCCATCCATTTTGACGGCACGCGCCGCGTGGTTGCCGGCGCGCTGTTTCCCGATCCAAAGGTCGCGCTCGAAGAAGCCGCCAACTGGCCCTACCCGATCAAGGGTTACGGCTCCTACGACGAGATGATTGCCGCCAACGCCAAACTGCCCGACGACCAAAAGCTGGACTACATCCTGATCGTTACCCCGAACAACGTGCACTACGATCCGGCGATGAAGGCAATGAAGGCAGGCATCGCGGTGTTCTGCGAGAAGCCACTGTGCCTGAACCTGAAGGAAGCCGCCGATCTTGTGAAGACCTCTCGCAAGCTCAACATTCCTTTCGGGGTCGCCCATACCTATGTCGGCCACTGGACCAGTCGGCTCAGCCGTCACATTGTGCGCAGCGGATTGATCGGCGACGTGCGCTGGGTGGACAGTTATTACATTCAGGGCTGGCTCGCCACCAAGCTCGAAGACATGGGCCAGCAGCAGGCTTCCTGGCGCGTGGATCCGAAGCGCGCCGGCGGTTCGGGCTGCGGCGGCGACATCGGCACGCATGCACTCATGCAGCTTCGCTACGTCACAGGACTCGACGTTGCTAAGGTCAGCGCCCGGCTTGAGACCTTCGTCCAGGGCCGCCGCCTCGACGACCATTTCACGGTGTACTGCACGCTGAGCAACGGCGGCAAAGCGCTTGTCCGCGCCTCGCAGATTTGCATCGGCCACAAGAACGACCTTGGCATCGAAGTCGCCGGCACCAAGGGAACGCTCGTCTGGCGCCAGGAAGAATCCGAGTCAGTTACCATCATGCTGCCGGGCCAGCCCGATCGTGTCTATTGGCGCGGCGCCGTCACCCCGGGCGACGGATTCCTGCCCAAGGATGTCCCCGCTGACCTGATGGCCGAGCCGACGATCCCTTCGGGCCACCCCGAGGCATTCCACGATGCCTTCGCCCGGCTGCATCGTGGCTTCGAGGCCGACGTGCGGTTATGGAAAGCAGGCAAATCCTTCAAGTGCGATGGGATCAAATACGCCAACGTCGAGGACGGCTGGATGGGCATTGCCTTCATCGAGACCTGCGTCAAGAGCAGCGCTAAGAAGGGCGGCTGGACGTCGATGCCCAAAGCGATCTGA
- a CDS encoding glycoside hydrolase family 95 protein yields MTGKADAPQSTLSLWYREPAAIWEEALPVGNGFLGAMVFGGVPTERVQFNEHTVWTGRPHSYAHDGAVKALPEMRRLLQKMRQLENKEYRVPSSSA; encoded by the coding sequence ATGACTGGCAAAGCGGATGCGCCTCAATCGACTCTCAGTCTCTGGTATCGCGAGCCGGCCGCAATATGGGAGGAAGCGCTGCCGGTCGGCAACGGCTTCCTCGGAGCTATGGTGTTTGGCGGTGTGCCGACCGAACGTGTTCAATTCAATGAGCACACTGTCTGGACTGGCCGGCCGCATTCGTATGCACACGATGGAGCTGTAAAGGCACTGCCGGAAATGCGCCGGTTGCTTCAGAAGATGCGGCAACTTGAGAACAAAGAATACCGCGTTCCGTCCAGCTCCGCGTGA
- a CDS encoding DJ-1/PfpI family protein: MNRRILLVTGDAGESYETLYAVHRFREAGDTVTVAAPARRRLHLVMHDFEPGWDTYIERPGYCLDAALAFSEARVEDFDAILLIGGRAPEYLRHDERLLELVRAFEVSKKWVFAICHGIQILVAAGLVKDRCVTCYENVRFEVVQAGGTWDRHEAVRDGRIITAQTWQSHPDFYRLVFAALEG; encoded by the coding sequence ATGAACCGACGCATCCTGCTTGTCACCGGCGATGCCGGAGAATCGTACGAGACGCTTTACGCCGTGCACCGTTTCCGGGAAGCAGGCGACACTGTAACGGTTGCCGCGCCCGCGCGCCGCCGCCTGCATCTGGTGATGCACGACTTTGAGCCGGGATGGGATACCTACATCGAGCGCCCCGGCTACTGCCTTGACGCAGCACTCGCTTTTTCCGAAGCGCGAGTCGAGGACTTCGACGCCATCCTGCTGATTGGCGGGCGCGCACCCGAGTATCTGCGCCACGACGAGAGGCTGCTGGAGCTGGTCCGCGCTTTCGAGGTGTCGAAAAAATGGGTTTTCGCGATCTGCCACGGCATTCAGATCCTGGTCGCGGCGGGATTGGTCAAGGACCGCTGCGTTACCTGCTATGAAAATGTGCGCTTCGAGGTGGTGCAGGCCGGCGGAACCTGGGACCGTCACGAGGCCGTGCGTGACGGGCGCATTATTACGGCCCAGACCTGGCAATCGCATCCGGATTTCTACCGTCTCGTCTTCGCCGCGCTTGAGGGATAA
- a CDS encoding alcohol dehydrogenase catalytic domain-containing protein, whose amino-acid sequence MKAAILYNDRDIRLGTASDPELRPDEVLVETGYAGICGTDLHIFRGEFHERVKYPAITGHEFGGIIQAVGKEVKNFKAGDRVAVDPIISCHSCPACLTGHLNACRTLKLLGVDLDGGFGQYVAAPASHVFPMPENVPMTFAPMVEMYGLGHHVLQRGQVQPGETVVILGAGKLGLSVLDVLCHSAGAARTIITDLQPFRLATAAKLGADYVINIAEEDPVEHVMETTQGIGVDCVIECVGHYHAIEGQEAPLAQAVKMIRTAGRIVTAGLGEQLSAVHFKTLVIKEAQIIASRVTLGEFPRALRLMSKGLLHPDKLVTDQMALKDVATAFAKVDSEDPNTIKVVLNVHEA is encoded by the coding sequence ATGAAAGCAGCGATACTCTACAACGACCGGGATATTCGCCTGGGAACAGCATCGGATCCGGAACTCAGACCCGACGAGGTACTGGTGGAAACCGGATATGCCGGCATATGTGGCACGGATCTTCACATATTCCGCGGCGAGTTTCACGAACGCGTCAAATACCCCGCGATTACCGGACATGAGTTCGGCGGCATCATACAAGCGGTGGGAAAAGAAGTAAAAAACTTCAAGGCCGGCGACCGCGTAGCCGTGGATCCGATCATCTCATGCCACAGCTGTCCTGCCTGTCTTACGGGCCATCTCAACGCCTGCCGCACCCTCAAGTTGCTTGGAGTGGACCTCGACGGCGGATTCGGACAATACGTGGCCGCGCCGGCCAGCCATGTTTTTCCCATGCCCGAGAATGTCCCCATGACGTTTGCCCCAATGGTGGAAATGTACGGGCTGGGGCATCACGTGCTGCAGCGCGGGCAGGTACAGCCGGGCGAAACGGTCGTCATTCTGGGCGCCGGCAAACTCGGGCTTTCGGTCCTAGACGTGCTTTGCCACAGTGCCGGCGCGGCCCGGACCATCATTACCGACCTGCAACCGTTCCGTCTGGCAACAGCCGCCAAGCTCGGCGCTGATTACGTCATCAACATCGCGGAGGAGGATCCGGTCGAACACGTGATGGAGACCACTCAGGGTATCGGTGTGGATTGCGTGATCGAATGCGTCGGACACTATCACGCGATCGAGGGGCAGGAGGCGCCACTGGCGCAGGCCGTCAAGATGATCCGCACCGCCGGAAGGATCGTCACGGCAGGATTGGGAGAACAGCTTTCCGCGGTGCATTTCAAGACCCTGGTCATCAAGGAGGCACAGATCATTGCCTCACGCGTAACGCTGGGGGAGTTTCCTCGCGCCCTCCGGCTTATGTCCAAGGGTCTGCTGCACCCCGATAAGCTGGTGACCGACCAGATGGCTTTGAAGGATGTTGCAACCGCTTTTGCAAAGGTTGACAGCGAAGATCCAAACACGATCAAAGTCGTGTTGAATGTCCATGAGGCGTAG
- a CDS encoding amidohydrolase family protein: MRLDAHQHFWRYNQEEYPWIGRGMELLRRDFLPADFLPLLQSIGFDGSIAVQARQSVQETAWLLELADQYAFIRGVVGWLDLCGPELKQQLERFAEHGKFCGVRHVIHDEPDDLFMLREDFSRGIGLLAEFNLAYDLLLFPRHLRPAADLVARHSRQRFVLDHIAKPHVKDGVMEPWVEDIRRLAHFSNVACKISGMVTEADWHNWKPDDFTPYLDVVFEAFGADRIMIGSDWPVCTVSAPFHRVMSMAMDYVRRLSDHEQKRVLGKNALTFYRIYPQEEGVN; encoded by the coding sequence ATGCGGCTCGACGCACACCAACATTTCTGGCGCTACAATCAGGAAGAGTATCCGTGGATCGGGCGTGGAATGGAGTTGCTCCGGAGGGATTTTCTGCCGGCTGATTTTCTCCCGCTCCTTCAGTCGATCGGGTTTGATGGAAGCATTGCCGTGCAAGCCAGGCAGAGTGTTCAGGAGACGGCCTGGCTTCTGGAACTCGCGGATCAGTATGCCTTCATCCGGGGAGTGGTCGGATGGCTGGATTTGTGCGGTCCGGAGCTCAAACAGCAATTGGAGCGTTTTGCGGAGCATGGTAAATTCTGCGGCGTCCGGCACGTCATTCATGACGAACCGGACGACCTGTTCATGCTGCGCGAGGATTTCAGTCGCGGCATCGGGCTTTTGGCGGAATTCAATTTGGCGTATGACCTGTTGTTGTTTCCCAGGCACCTGCGGCCCGCCGCTGACCTGGTGGCGCGACATTCCCGGCAACGATTCGTACTCGACCACATTGCCAAGCCGCATGTTAAAGACGGCGTCATGGAACCGTGGGTTGAGGATATACGGCGACTAGCGCACTTCTCCAATGTAGCGTGCAAAATCTCCGGGATGGTCACAGAAGCCGATTGGCACAACTGGAAGCCCGATGATTTCACGCCTTATCTTGATGTCGTATTCGAGGCCTTTGGCGCGGATCGAATCATGATCGGGTCGGACTGGCCGGTGTGCACGGTTTCTGCCCCTTTTCATCGGGTGATGTCCATGGCTATGGACTACGTCAGGCGCTTATCGGATCACGAGCAGAAGAGGGTGCTGGGGAAGAACGCACTCACGTTTTACCGGATTTACCCGCAGGAAGAAGGAGTGAATTGA